A part of Sebastes umbrosus isolate fSebUmb1 chromosome 21, fSebUmb1.pri, whole genome shotgun sequence genomic DNA contains:
- the hhla2b.1 gene encoding uncharacterized protein hhla2b.1 isoform X2 — MSAIHTWACFLLWIGLATQDKTPDITVTCFVSEECLLPCSFQPGSEEIIEWFRQDVEVYKFKREDEEKEDDDSSEESSEEHLKSEQLSDRVSVFPQLIARGNATLILRRSGLRDRGTYRCQVHTSKGEHNAKVVVKVEAPIRGLSVELSRLSGYEEMKCIVRDVFPAPHVTWETEPPTFEDLRPVTRKLADKHGLFTVDSRLRRLNGQPDLIYICKVTSSYGGPTWTASLREREIRGAQGRDLTIPCYAPPYLNNPFLHWSFTNGEDPSNILTYDSHSGNSVSTPPWDNHVELDGFRVPFGDGSLRLMDPKHSEHTGSYTCVFSVPYNTHTEHTDVTIDDPAAKRKTPEEASYWWIIGLVLAVLVVALAGMLAYLKVKASAADGNQNESSPLTVGGTNGQSGLQTGSPLT, encoded by the exons ATGTCAGCGATACACACCTGGGCCTGTTTCCTCCTCTGGATCGGCCTTGCCACACAGGACAAAACGCCAG ACATCACCGTGACGTGCTTCGTCTCGGAGGAGTGTTTGCTACCCTGCAGCTTCCAGCCGGGCAGCGAGGAGATCATCGAGTGGTTCAGACAGGACGTGGAGGTGTACAAGTTCAAGCGGGAGGATGAGGAAAAGGAGGACGACGACAGCAGCGAAGAAAGCAGCGAAGAGCACTTGAAGAGCGAGCAGCTCTCCGACCGCGTCTCCGTTTTCCCTCAGTTGATAGCCCGCGGCAACGCCACGCTGATCCTCAGGAGGAGCGGTCTGAGGGACAGAGGCACATACAGGTGTCAAGTTCACACCTCGAAGGGCGAACACAATGCAAAGGTCGTCGTGAAGGTGGAAG cgCCCATCCGAGGCCTGTCTGTGGAGCTGTCCAGGCTGAGCGGCTACGAGGAGATGAAGTGCATCGTCCGTGATGTCTTCCCGGCCCCCCATGTAACCTGGGAGACCGAGCCGCCCACTTTCGAGGACCTCCGACCGGTCACGCGCAAGCTGGCCGACAAACACGGGCTGTTCACGGTCGACAGCCGCCTCAGGAGGCTCAACGGACAACCGGACCTCATCTACATCTGTAAAGTCACGTCTTCTTACGGGGGTCCGACCTGGACCGCCTCACTCAGGGAAAGAG AAATAAGAGGAGCTCAAGGGAGAGACCTGACCATCCCCTGCTACGCCCCTCCTTACCTGAACAACCCCTTCCTCCACTGGAGCTTCACCAACGGCGAGGACCCCTCAAACATCCTCACCTACGACAGCCATTCGGGGAACAGCGTCTCCACGCCGCCCTGGGACAACCACGTGGAGCTGGACGGCTTCAGGGTCCCGTTCGGAGACGGCTCCCTGCGGCTGATGGACCCAAAACACTCGGAGCACACGGGCAGCTACACCTGCGTGTTCTCCGTGCCGTACAACACTCACACCGAACACACCGACGTCACCATCGACGATCCTGCCG CTAAGCGAAAGACTCCAGAGGAGGCGTCCTACTGGTGGATCATCGGTCTGGTGCTCGCGGTGCTGGTTGTCGCACTGGCCGGCATGCTGGCGTACCTGAAGGTGAAAG CCTCGGCAGCCGACGGTAACCAGAACGAGAGCAGCCCGCTGACGGTAGGAGGCACCAACGGACAATCGGGCCTCCAGACAGGATCGCCGTTAACctga
- the hhla2b.1 gene encoding uncharacterized protein hhla2b.1 isoform X1 — protein MSAIHTWACFLLWIGLATQDKTPDITVTCFVSEECLLPCSFQPGSEEIIEWFRQDVEVYKFKREDEEKEDDDSSEESSEEHLKSEQLSDRVSVFPQLIARGNATLILRRSGLRDRGTYRCQVHTSKGEHNAKVVVKVEAPIRGLSVELSRLSGYEEMKCIVRDVFPAPHVTWETEPPTFEDLRPVTRKLADKHGLFTVDSRLRRLNGQPDLIYICKVTSSYGGPTWTASLREREIRGAQGRDLTIPCYAPPYLNNPFLHWSFTNGEDPSNILTYDSHSGNSVSTPPWDNHVELDGFRVPFGDGSLRLMDPKHSEHTGSYTCVFSVPYNTHTEHTDVTIDDPAAKRKTPEEASYWWIIGLVLAVLVVALAGMLAYLKVKGGTSKPRNDPEEVTELHSVKASAADGNQNESSPLTVGGTNGQSGLQTGSPLT, from the exons ATGTCAGCGATACACACCTGGGCCTGTTTCCTCCTCTGGATCGGCCTTGCCACACAGGACAAAACGCCAG ACATCACCGTGACGTGCTTCGTCTCGGAGGAGTGTTTGCTACCCTGCAGCTTCCAGCCGGGCAGCGAGGAGATCATCGAGTGGTTCAGACAGGACGTGGAGGTGTACAAGTTCAAGCGGGAGGATGAGGAAAAGGAGGACGACGACAGCAGCGAAGAAAGCAGCGAAGAGCACTTGAAGAGCGAGCAGCTCTCCGACCGCGTCTCCGTTTTCCCTCAGTTGATAGCCCGCGGCAACGCCACGCTGATCCTCAGGAGGAGCGGTCTGAGGGACAGAGGCACATACAGGTGTCAAGTTCACACCTCGAAGGGCGAACACAATGCAAAGGTCGTCGTGAAGGTGGAAG cgCCCATCCGAGGCCTGTCTGTGGAGCTGTCCAGGCTGAGCGGCTACGAGGAGATGAAGTGCATCGTCCGTGATGTCTTCCCGGCCCCCCATGTAACCTGGGAGACCGAGCCGCCCACTTTCGAGGACCTCCGACCGGTCACGCGCAAGCTGGCCGACAAACACGGGCTGTTCACGGTCGACAGCCGCCTCAGGAGGCTCAACGGACAACCGGACCTCATCTACATCTGTAAAGTCACGTCTTCTTACGGGGGTCCGACCTGGACCGCCTCACTCAGGGAAAGAG AAATAAGAGGAGCTCAAGGGAGAGACCTGACCATCCCCTGCTACGCCCCTCCTTACCTGAACAACCCCTTCCTCCACTGGAGCTTCACCAACGGCGAGGACCCCTCAAACATCCTCACCTACGACAGCCATTCGGGGAACAGCGTCTCCACGCCGCCCTGGGACAACCACGTGGAGCTGGACGGCTTCAGGGTCCCGTTCGGAGACGGCTCCCTGCGGCTGATGGACCCAAAACACTCGGAGCACACGGGCAGCTACACCTGCGTGTTCTCCGTGCCGTACAACACTCACACCGAACACACCGACGTCACCATCGACGATCCTGCCG CTAAGCGAAAGACTCCAGAGGAGGCGTCCTACTGGTGGATCATCGGTCTGGTGCTCGCGGTGCTGGTTGTCGCACTGGCCGGCATGCTGGCGTACCTGAAGGTGAAAG GAGGCACCTCAAAGCCCAGAAACGACCCCGAGGAGGTGACAGAGCTGCATTCAGTCAAAG CCTCGGCAGCCGACGGTAACCAGAACGAGAGCAGCCCGCTGACGGTAGGAGGCACCAACGGACAATCGGGCCTCCAGACAGGATCGCCGTTAACctga